The Nostoc sp. PCC 7524 nucleotide sequence TAGATTTTGGTTTAGTTGCTGTTGGTAACAGCGTGGCTGATATTCCCATCAGTCGTTTTCTTGGCGATCCTACCCGCAAAAACGACGTTTATCAACGACGTGCTTACATTTTCTTAGACCACAATTTTAGTGATAATTGGTCAATTAGTAGTGCTTTTCGTACTACATCCAGCGACCAAGATTTTTCTGCAATTTTCGGCAGAGGTAATGCTTTACAATTTAATAATCAAGTATTACCCCTACAAGCGCAAAATAATGACCTGTCTTTTAATACCAATACTTGGCAAACAAATCTAGTTGGTAAATTTAATACAGGCTCAATTAAACATACAGCCTTAATTGGCTTTGAGTGGGGTAATGAACGGAGAACAACAGTAGTAGAAAATGCCAACGCTGGCTCGATTAATATTTTTCGACCCGTTTATAGATTTTCTGTAGGTCGTTTTAATACAATCAGAAACCAAGACGAAGAAACTAATTTATTTGGCATTTATTTACAAAATGAAATTGCCGTCACTGATAATTTAAAATTACTCTTAGGTGGACGTTTTGATACTGTTGATTTTGATTTGCAAGATAATCTGAATAATATAAAAAGTAGCACCTACAGCGATGCTTTTAGTCCACGAATTGGCATTGTTTATCAACCAAGTAAACCAATTTCACTTTACGCCAATTTTAGCCGTTCTTTTGTCTCCCAATCTGGTAGTAGTTTTGATGGTACGCCATTTCAACCAGAGCGGGGAACTCAGTATGAAATAGGGGTAAAAGCTGACTGGTTTAGTGGTCGTCTTTCCTCAACTTTGGCATTTTACCAAATCACTAAAACTAATGTTTTAGTTACAGATCCCAATCGTCCTACCTTTTTTATTCAGACTGGTGAACAACGCAGTCGCGGTGTGGAATTGGATTTGGTGGGGGAAATATTACCAGGATGGAATGTAATTACATCTTACGCTTATACTGATGCCATCATTACTAATGATACGATATTTCCTGAAGGTAATCGCTTGGCGAATGTGCCGCGTAATGCTTTGAGTTTTTGGACAACTTATACAATTCCCCAAGGTGATTTACAGGGTTTAGGTTTTGGTACTGGAGTATTTTTTGCGGATGCTCGTTCAGGAGATTTAAATAATAGCTTTACTCTACCAAGTTATAGGCGTGTAGATGCTTCAATTTATTACAATTATCGAAATTTTCGAGCAGCTTTGAATATCAAAAATCTGTTTGATACCCGTTATTTTGAATCTGCTCAAAGTAGAACCGCAATATTTCCTGGTGCGCCGTTGACTATTCTGGGGACAATTTCTTTACAGTTTTGATGATATTAGAAATTGAGAAACCTGAATAAAAAATTATTCAGGTTTCTTATATTTTAGCTAGAGCTAAGGATTAAGAATCTAGTCAATAGCTAATATTACATCGCTTGCTTTTATAACCGCATAAACTTCTTTACCTTCAGCTAGTTGAAGTTTATCTGCTGATGACTTGGTAATAATTGATGTTACCTCAACTCCAGGTGCGATTTCTAGTGTTACTTCTGTGTTAACGGAACCAGGAATAACTTTCTTTACTGTACCTTTGAGAGCATTACGTGCGCTAACTTCCATATTTTAAATTTTCCTATATTTTTTAACTATTATTGATGATAACAATTATCACCATAAAAATCTATTTCTTTAGATATGAATTCTGCATTTCTTTACTATTTCTTAAGACAGTAAAATACTAAACATAATTTTTTAGGAATAGTTAACATTCAGAAATCTGAATAATGAATTATTTCAGACTTCTGGGACGTTTGCTATGAATGAGAATTACGGCGTTTTTGCTTTGTCCACAATATCAAACCAGATCCGACAACGCCAGCGATCGCACCAAATAACAAGTGCATCATTAAAGGATATACATATCCATTGCCAAACACACCATAACCCCAAATCCCTGCAACGCTAATAACAATGCGCGTGAGAGGTTTAATCAGATGAACTAACCCAGCTATCACCGCCCAAAACCATACTTGTT carries:
- a CDS encoding TonB-dependent siderophore receptor encodes the protein MKKFSLFCLISSSALFVFQESVKAQAQVTSTSQVSNVEIPHVNELATVVTTSTPLLAQVLKVTGVKIDSTTTGIELVLETSTGILPEPITTTENNTLIIDIPNTVLTLSDGNEFRRENPAPGIKLVSITQNDANNIRVSITGETSVPTAQIISSDNGLILSVIPSENQPDIELTVTGNPNTATVNKTDTPLQDLPFSVQVFPQQLIQDQRALNVGEAVRNISGFALSGRGGGRNESSLVTRGFTADQFRDGFSEGNNANRVFTEVSNLERIEVLKGPTATLYGQSEPGGIVNLVTKRPLAKPYYQAEYIGGSFGFNRGNLDFTGPLDSNRNAKYRLNLAYENTDSFREGVETERFFIAPKLTFNLSSQTTLSVFGEYLEDSRPVDFGLVAVGNSVADIPISRFLGDPTRKNDVYQRRAYIFLDHNFSDNWSISSAFRTTSSDQDFSAIFGRGNALQFNNQVLPLQAQNNDLSFNTNTWQTNLVGKFNTGSIKHTALIGFEWGNERRTTVVENANAGSINIFRPVYRFSVGRFNTIRNQDEETNLFGIYLQNEIAVTDNLKLLLGGRFDTVDFDLQDNLNNIKSSTYSDAFSPRIGIVYQPSKPISLYANFSRSFVSQSGSSFDGTPFQPERGTQYEIGVKADWFSGRLSSTLAFYQITKTNVLVTDPNRPTFFIQTGEQRSRGVELDLVGEILPGWNVITSYAYTDAIITNDTIFPEGNRLANVPRNALSFWTTYTIPQGDLQGLGFGTGVFFADARSGDLNNSFTLPSYRRVDASIYYNYRNFRAALNIKNLFDTRYFESAQSRTAIFPGAPLTILGTISLQF
- a CDS encoding TOBE domain-containing protein, giving the protein MEVSARNALKGTVKKVIPGSVNTEVTLEIAPGVEVTSIITKSSADKLQLAEGKEVYAVIKASDVILAID